One Kitasatospora sp. NBC_01287 DNA window includes the following coding sequences:
- a CDS encoding ABC transporter ATP-binding protein has translation MADTITKSDEEMTKEERAAARRERDVRAVEAAKETRTPTVVVDDVHIVYKVHGASAGKGSATSALSRLISRKRSPAITEVHAVRGVSFTAYKGEAVGLIGSNGSGKSTLLSAIAGLLPTEKGGIYTHGQPSLLGVNAALMDDLTGERNVVLGCLAMGMSPAQVKERYPNIVDFSGINEKGEFINLPMRTYSSGMAARLRFSIAAAKTHDVLLIDEALSTGDQAFQRRSEARIRELRKEAGTVFLVSHNNNAIRDTCERTVWIETGKLIMDGPTDEVVGMYERGERP, from the coding sequence GTGGCTGACACCATCACGAAGTCCGATGAGGAGATGACCAAGGAGGAGCGGGCTGCAGCCCGCCGGGAGCGTGACGTCCGCGCGGTCGAGGCCGCCAAGGAGACCCGCACCCCCACCGTGGTCGTCGACGACGTGCACATCGTCTACAAGGTGCACGGCGCCTCCGCCGGCAAGGGCAGCGCCACCTCGGCTCTCTCCCGCCTGATCTCCCGCAAGCGCTCGCCCGCGATCACCGAGGTGCACGCGGTGCGCGGCGTCAGCTTCACCGCGTACAAGGGTGAGGCGGTCGGCCTGATCGGCTCCAACGGCTCGGGCAAGTCGACCCTGCTGTCGGCGATCGCCGGCCTGCTGCCGACCGAGAAGGGCGGCATTTACACGCACGGCCAGCCCTCGCTGCTCGGCGTGAACGCGGCCCTGATGGACGACCTGACCGGTGAGCGCAACGTGGTGCTCGGCTGCCTGGCGATGGGCATGAGCCCGGCCCAGGTGAAGGAGCGCTACCCGAACATCGTCGACTTCTCGGGCATCAACGAGAAGGGCGAGTTCATCAACCTGCCCATGCGCACCTACTCCTCCGGTATGGCCGCCCGCCTGCGCTTCTCCATCGCGGCGGCCAAGACCCATGACGTGCTGCTGATCGACGAGGCCCTGTCCACCGGTGACCAGGCCTTCCAGCGCCGCAGCGAGGCCCGCATCCGTGAGCTGCGCAAGGAGGCCGGTACGGTCTTCCTGGTCAGCCACAACAACAACGCGATCCGGGACACCTGCGAGCGGACCGTCTGGATCGAGACCGGCAAGCTGATCATGGACGGTCCGACCGACGAGGTCGTCGGCATGTACGAGCGCGGCGAGCGCCCGTAG